ATCATCTTTTGACTGTCTTTCTGGGACAGAAGTTTAAGTTCACCTTGTGTTTTTCCTGTCCTGTCCAGACTTTGTTGAGCGTATTAAGTTAAATTGGCAGTGGAATGTACAGATAATGATTCCAGAAATATTGTAAACGCAGAAAACCTGATGCtgcccagtggaccaatcacagagcttagTCTGGGTCGTTTCAAtagagttacatttttgaggtgcatgtcaggctaCATGCATAGGCTTCTCAGTTGGAACAGGGATACGTGGACATATGGCATATGCTACGGTGTCATTTAGACGCCTACCCAAATGAAGATGCAGTATCCTGCACTTTGAGTCATCAGACAGGCTGGGTAATGTCATTTGATGGCATTGGAGCAGTTTTTTCACACTTGCATTTCATTCTCAGAAGGAGAAATGAGAAGTAACTGAAGGACAACATTGTTATCCTCTTGCTGTTTATATACATTGCTTGGACAGTTATTTTTTGCTGTGTATGTCAGGAGGAGGTGATGGGCACTTATTACCTCTCTTCCTAAAATAACTTAAGTTAAATCAAAAAGTTTCTACTACTGCATCATTTTTTGAGATGGAAGCAGCTAAAACTTAGACCTATTGTTACTGTTGAGAATACATTGGAGATCATACCATCCAGTGTTGTCATTGATTAGTAGACTGAGGAATGGTTTTTGGGGCTTGTGCATTGAGCATCCTAATGCTTGTAAATGGCATTTAGTACCCCACTGATCATTTATGCACTAGTCATTTTCTGTTGTAGTATTTTGCTTTatgtaatatttttaatttccttctagaaataaaatatttatcctAATTTGTCTTAATATCTTTACCCTTAAGCCTTGGattacttgattttttttaacaagctgcAATATGGGGACCTAATGCCACAGTTTACATGTACAAAGATGTTACCTCAGCAATACTGAAGAGCTTTAAATTGTCacactttgaaaatgtattggaaaacatccacagaatactttgttttcatgaagtataatccttctttcttttttcttttttcttcagcGTCTGACCAAACACAGCAAGTTTGTCCGGGACATGATCCGTGAGGTGTGTGGTTTTGCTCCATATGAGAGGAGAGCCATGGAGCTGCTGAAAGTGTCTAAGGACAAGAGAGCCCTCAAGTTTATCAAGAAGAGGGTAAGCTCATTATTTTGTCATTTGCAATGATTAAGACAGTTTTATACCTATACTAGATTGTGTTTATATATAGTTATGTTGGTGTTTGATCCATGTTTTATGAGTTGTTCTTGAAAGAGAATGTCTCACTTTACCATACATTTGAAGTGGCTAAGTTGAAGTTTGTTTCTTTCACAGATTGGTACTCACATTCGTgccaagagaaagagagaggagctcAGCAATGTCCTGGCTGCCATGAGGAAGGCTGCCGCCAAGAAGGACTAATCTTTCACTTAATAAAAGTTGGCTTAACTACAAAATCAAGCTGATTGTCGTTTTCTCCTATTTTGTAGATATATCTGCAGATATTTGTTCTTGGTATTATTTTTGAATGGAATGTTTGGCAAAAATCACATGGTATGGTTTCTGTTTAGAGCGTCGTCTCAAAATGCTGGCTCCCACTCCCTCAAGCCTGCCCCTGATGTTGAATATATAATGTAATCCGGCCTGTgatatattccttttttttattgattttaatttccattAAATATTGTATACAATTTATCAGAACATAATTccataaaaacagcttttttaatgaaagtcattttttttgcaaactaTAAGAGGTTCAAAGAGTTTTTTGAGAACAGGTtgtgggactttttttttttttccaagttgcTAACAACCAAGATGTCTCAATCCaaaccaaaaagaaaagtgGATGGAGCACACAAATTTTATAAAAGACAGACATTGCAGTAATGTTTTTGGGGCGTTGTGTTGAAATGCCATATACCTGCTATGCAAGGAGAAGGCTGCTATATTTAAGGAATCTAATTTCAAGTATCAAAATTGAGCAACATGTAGATCTGTGAATGAATATTGGGAAAACCAAAAGATAGGGAGGGCTGACGCTTCAGCAAAGTTTACCAGAACAATGGAGGTGAGGCTGAAGCATATTGCGTGGTTAATTGCAAGAGCTGATGAGGAACTTTTTTGTTTGACTGATCTTTAATAAGTTTTATTACAGGTGGTGATGAACTTGATCTTGAAGCTGTGGCCAAGGTCTCACTGTAATCTCCACCAGTGCAAATGTGACTCGGCTGTATGAGCAGAACAGTTTAATAAGACAGAATACAGGACTAATGAGTTGAAGTGATAATACCTTGAATGAGATTAGTAGTTTTCTTCCCGTTAAGAAAAATACCCAAAAATGGTTCAGATACTTTgaacatattttatacatttggctgaaatatcaatcaatctttacacacagcgccaaatcacaaactTGATCTCAAGACGCTTTGTGTGTAACGGATGTGATTGGGGCGTAGCAGGAGCTTACACATGGACAGGTTTCCAGCATTTATTCActctgcagaaaacaacaaaacatacaaATTGCCTTCTGGACTCTGCTTTCTACACTTCTGCTCCCTCAGCATAGCAAAAACAGCACTTTCTGGAGCTACTGTGctaatacatacaaatacatttaaattacattaaagtATGTAATTTAACTCATTGTGCAAACACTTTAAGAACTTATCACATTAGCTGGAAAACATTTGAATTACAACATTTCTGTTATGAAACTATAAAGAACAGTACATTCACTGGTGAAACAGGGACACCTAGTGGGCAAAgtacaaacacagcaacatctctggacaaaaacaacaaagattctAACATTTTCAAGGGAAAGAGCATACCtgcaaaagacaacaaaacaaacaaagtcccTTCTGGACTCTGCTTTCTGCACCTCTGCTCCCTCAGCATAGCAAAACAGCACTGTGAAGGACTGACGGGAGAAGCAACGGTACAGAAGTTGAAAGTGCacaaaagaccaaacatcaagacaggatacgatccagtccccccTAACTGACGGGGATCAATCTTATCTCgccttaatccactatgagcattgcacctcgtgTGTGTTCAGGACTCTTTGGATtctaacctaaaaaaaaaatgcattttcaaGATGCTGTGGGCAGTCATTGGGagtaaaaatgacagtacaggcTTGTCCTAGCTTGTTGTGCCTCAAGGTTTagtcctttcatttttttttctcaatttctCATTCAATTAACAAGTTAAAGTGACATGGCACTGAAGCACTGCAATCTTTACTAATGTACATCAGTGCTTCTGAAAAAAGTTTTGATGCTATgttgaaatgtaaaacaaaaacaggttatGATTTGCAAAATATTAGAGCCCCATAATTTGTTGAAATTACACATTTGTTTAAAGTTGCAAAAAGAAATTGGAAAAATGATCTGTCCATGTTGAGTTTGATGCATGAAACAAGATCATGTCTACCACTCTTGtttcttcatctcttctcttAGCAATACTGTAAGCATTTGGGACCTGAGAAGATCAATTGCTGGatttttttagttatatattCTCCTGCTCTTGATAAAGAaattcagctgctcaacagttcagggccTCCAACACAGTGTTATAGTACGTGAGTCCAGGACTCAGACTTCTGTCGGACTCAAACTCTGATTTTCAGGACTTGTGACTTTACCCAGACTTTAGCACTGATGACTTGATATCAGtttaatattgattttattttttattttgttttaaaaattttatctttctgttttttattatttatctactcaatgttattgatattttttgcctttattttgtcctaaactcttatccttacccttttttgtTCAGTTATTCTAACTATTTACAttattaatgttaatttgatgctttaacttattttaattacacatattttattgttggtagtgtttattagtttatttcaaaatccttttttgtttttcagtaagTCTtgccattttttatttcagcttctttattgttttaaatcgatgtaaagcacttcatagcataaataaagctttcatttattgattgattgattgatttttgaaagttgtattttttaccACTTCCAGGATATGGAATCAGTGGTTCAAGTCCGCCATCTTGTCTGCAACAACATTAGGCAGGATCAATTTCTGCCTTTGGGTGTAATTTAGTGAAGTTATCAGTAGAGGGGGTAAAGGGATGAGTTTCTCCATTGAACGCTTATCCTCATCAAAGCACAGATACATTGAGtttatctaaaaaaatatatatatatagctgtAGACTGGCGTCTTGTGTCAAACTTTGGTATCGGAGCCATGTTATcttgtaataataatgatgatgataataactttatttatatatcacctttaaaatcaaatgtttacaaagtgctttgacaatcAGAGCATGGTTCAAATACCTTAGCAAAGATTTCGaatgacagggaggaggaactttaacaatgcaaaacaaaatgcaacgcaagaggttCAGAGGAATACACGTggattaaacagaatgaagtggtgggacaatagaccagtaaatcgtTGTTGAGAGGTTTTGCAAGCatacataaattaaataaataaataaaaatggataagtaaataaaatcgGGAAGATTAGATAAAGTGTTCAGGAttaattaggaacattaaaataataaatgaaaaaaagaattaaaacaataaataatcaaatgcaatttaaaacaattaattagttgaataaaaaaattgaattaataataaaatagaagtaaaagcggttagaaagacaaagtcacataaaagcaagtctgtaaaaatgtgttttaagaagagatttaaaagatgtcactgactatGTGAGCTTTATCCCCTCAGGGAGGATATATTTACTTACATCCTGTATTTTTGTTTACTAATCGTGACTTAATCTGTATCCTCATGCACTCTGTTCAGACTTTATTTTCCAAATGTGTGACTTTTAACAGCATTAAAGAGGTCTGCATGTGTGCTGAGTAACTCCTGCTGCACTGCTCTCATCTACCGTTTGCAGCGTTGCCCCTGGTGACGCGTCTCTATCCACCTGGATTCCGcccctgctgctctctgattggctgtcaggAGCCGCCctgtgcctctgattggctgggtTGACTGTCCTTAGTTCGCTTGGTATATTAAGCTGATTGCATTATCGGATCAGATTTAAACTGCAGTCCAACAATATACCCGGGACACATAGTCAATGCAGTTTTTTAGATATCATTGAAAGTCAATGTAGTCAGCCAGGAACTGAAGCTAACATACACGGAGGCGTTATCATTTCGACAGATCCTGGGTTTTAACAGGGACCGACAACAGGCGATTTCTGCAATGTCTTCAGACGAAGACAGGGCCAAGGAGATTTTAAGGGGCTTCAAACTGTATCCTTTCCGCTGTTGTGACTGAGGTTTGATGGATGTGAAGGTTCGACACAGCATGTTAGGTTAGAGGTATGttcctgtttatttctgcataACGTCATTATCATTAACAAGATGATAGTGTCATTTTGTTACTGAGCCCATTGGAACCACGAGCTAAGCAGCTGTGCCAAACCTGTCAGCTTCACCTCTCAGGTGAGAACGACATATAACTCATGTTCCTCTTTATGTAGAAAGTCAGATTGTCTTGTTGTTTAGAGCCAAGCTAGCAGGAGAGCCTGCCAGCTAACATGAGTGGCTAAGCCCAATAGCTAACTTGTCTTGCTAACTAATCAGTGCGCTTGTTGTATCAGCTGTAACGATATGTACCTCACAGCAATGTATCTGAACATGTTTCAATGACTCTCTCTTCAGAGGATTTAAACCCATGTGGGGTCCTTAGAGGCAGAGCCGGACCTATTTGACTTGGTGTCCTAGGCAAGACTTCAACtagtgccccttgtattgtaaccaactccaacaatcacatcacatctaCTCTTACTAAActgacatacagctttatgttttacaggtttccttcattttaaaatgaaaattacctctaaaagaacataaataaaatgttattttaacactgatatttagcaggaaagtaattatacaatttcaaaacacataatgtaacagtagtagaatttattcagtcattatataacacaatacttttcacagtacagacactttcaacaaagcaacagtaatgtatttaGTGATggctgaaaaggcagaagcacaATGCTTATTTTAAAGCCTAACCTACATTTTCTATGTAATTAAGCTACCGGCCTCCAAAGTGTAAGGAAAGAAATACTGGCATTTACTGGCATCACTCTGTAATTTAACCCCACATTTTATTAAATGTGACAATATtctttttcctattatcttcaaattttcttcatCACTCATTTAGGGTCCAagcggcgccccctatggatggccggcgcccctagcatttgcctatactgcctatgccacaggCCGGCCCTGCTTAGAGGTTATACCACCTGCACAATTGCAGTAGTATTCAGTATTTCTTCagtatttatatcttaaaaCTTAGCTGTCCTTATCCTAAAAGTTATTGATATGTGGATGTTCAGTAAGCTTTTGATACACTTGcactgaaaagaaaagtaatATACATTCAAAAGACGTACACTTATGTATATCCATTCGTAGAgtggggttcccaaagtgtgggtcgggaccccctgggggttcgggagacacaaatggggggtcgtgagatgtcttccagaatgtttttttcctaAGTTTCCTAAAAGTAGTCatttttacccattatagtaaaaatatcgactttatgggaatttaatggaaaggtatcatatccaagcataaatatttgttttgttataagcaaaataatacaattaaaacagatttatctgTAAGTACAACTTTATcaagtattaaatattttattggacaatcaattatttcattgaagaacaaaaacatgaatgttgagttaaatattactcatccccttgacccaacccattcaaaaattaacaaaaatgcaatcccaacaaagtcccattcaaaatgttaaatgaaaagagcccctctccctccaaaaaagtcccattcaacttgcaaataaaaaagcatcttccttcaagcttctcaagcctagcctctacATTTATGCTAATCCCTTTCAGGGAATGGGCTCTTCctgagccaaccttcaatttagtaaattcctggattattcccataaattcccatggaaagtttccaactttgaaaattcccggaattttgcaaccctactcctaggtttagggttagtgtacagttaattatcaaaagcatcagtagcagaaggttaattcataacagcataggaaacacagacacatgctcatacaggtaggctaattttctgcagatcagctaaatgaagccacattaaatcactgagggacagtgggggtcgcaggtctttggcacctatgttttgggggtcgcaggctgcaaagtttgggaacccctggagtATATAATAAAATGTGCAGAATAgcttctttttaactttttaattagtttgtctgctttgttttgttatagaagaaggaggagaacgCGTTTTTTGGATATCATACTTGTGTTGTTATATTTGTATGGTACTTCCTGGACCACATCACCAGAATGCCCCAACACTTAATTTTTACCATGCTGAGTTTCTTGTCTGACTTTAATGCCCCTACAGTTGTTGTAGCACACGCCTGTTATCTAAATAAGCTGTTTTCTGGTTGTCTTTGCTTATAACCTGACTTAAACTATGTTACATAGAGGCAGAGAGTAGGTGATCAGAAGTTTGGTTGTCCTGTGTTTATGTAGTCGACCATATCCCTGTTGTGAGATGGTCTAAGCAAATTTTCATATCATCTTTCCATTTTCAGATTTATGAACACACCAATGTGCCAACAAGCACATGCAACAGATCACGTAATGTTGTCAGCTTCTGATTCTTATATATATAATTGCACCTTTTAAGCTTCTCTACCGTAGTtgaacaagaagaggaagactcaGACTTTATTGGTTGTTACAGATAGTGATGAATAGCATACAACACCGTGGGCTAGGTTTCCTTCCATCTAAAGTTGCAGTATTTACCATCGTTTCACTTCCAAGTCATTTTTTGATTTTAGTATGTGATTGTGACTCAATCGTTACAAAAGATAAAGGTTCTTATATATTTTTCCTGTCAGTCCAAAGTTCATCCTGCCTATACTGGTTAAGCTTGAATCCATGGCTTCTTGGAACATGGGTTTACTACCCTCTGTCCTTACAAAAAGCCTTATTAGAGCCAGAGAGGACCAAAGAGTgcatcttttttattcttttctgaACTGTAACTGTAATTCGGTTACCATCTGTTGTCCAAAATACTTAAAAGTAAGACATGACAGAGCCCATGATATTTTTTTGATGGATTGTGATTTTTTCtgcaaaaacatcaaagatcAAACGAAACCATGCAGTTTCCCCACTCTAGTACATCTATAAAATGCTTAAGCATCTTAAATCAAAAGGGGTCGCTGGTTTAACTTTTGTATTAATTCGGTCttgtatatttatgtatgtttatgtgttaaTATGACACTGAAGGGTGAAAATTGCAAGCATTGGTGACAACTTATTCCAATGATTTCTTGTTGATTAAAAATCAACAGTTTCTTATATGCTCATATGCTTACTTATATTTTAAAGttagaaatgaatgaatagaaAACCTGTATCCACTCACTTTAAGTGTGTTCGGGTGCTCCTGTTGAATTGTGGGATGGCTGTATACTACCCCTAAGCCATTAAAGtgtctttaaaaagaaatgcagaCTAAACAGTGACAGCAGCATTTCACTTGGGGCTCATTAACTGGTGTATGTCTTCTGACAGATTTGTGTATGCACCCTGGTGGTTTACTCATACATATCCTGCAGCTGGTCCTGGGTAGGCTATAGTACAACCTTGTTAGATGGTTTGGAGGTTAAATCAATTTCTGTACAAGACTTTTCTTCGTTTAGTTTGTGAGCagttagttaaaaaaaagaataaaagaaaatgacacaCGTTAttagatgtcagagtgagggctTGTGTCCTTTCTGTTTAATAAAACTGACATTGATGATGCAATTCTAGTGATCAGATCACAAGTGGACCTTAGATTACAGGTGTGAATGAACCCAAGAGCACCTAGAAAGCTTTACGCTCAGACCAAATTGAAAGGAGTCTGGGCAATATATTCTTTAAGCAGTTTATAATTGAATGTGTCCTCAGCCACTTTGAAGGGCTGCTTGGTTTATCTAACCAGAGACCCCTTACCTGTCACTCCCATCTGGTTAAGTACTTCTCAGTTATGCTTCATGAAACCccttttgttagtttttttcttcttaatgtTAATCCAATCATCTGAAATGCTCTTTATCTATTTTTCAGGAGGTTTcacaaaaaagtgcaaaaatcttgttttttgcCTGAAAGTCAGGAGCagtaaattattttttcagATCAGATGATCCTATTAGACAAGTGAAGAGGGCAGGACAGCAATAGGATGCAGCTGACAGACAATTTATCATAGTTTATAGCATTGTAGCAAAATAAGATAACAGATTTCAAATACATAATGGTGATTTAGCTGTATACCTGTCACTTAAATCAGAGACTTCAGTCTGTAGTGGGTTTTATGGTTAGATACATTTGTCAATGTCATGTTAGCACCTCCCTATTTAGAGGCTCCATCTCTCTTACTTGCCCCCATGACCTTTCTCATGGTCTCTACTATGGTTTCATAATACAATTGATGATTAATTACAGTGTAGAAATAAGATCTGATCACAAGAAGTAAATCAAGTCTCAATCCAATCCTAGATTTGGACTAATGTGCTCGAAACTGTCCACTTTAGAGCGAGTTATCAAAgaggcatgtttttttttcttctgattcTTCATCTGCTGTAACAAgtgaatatttactgcagtAGTATCTTGGCTTTGTTGTCTTAATCCAGAGTGTAAACAGAGCTAGTGACTCATGTTTTTTGTTAAAACAGCATGGTCTTTCAAAAGAGAATCAATGAGAAATACATGCAGTTTGGCCTGGATTATTCTGGAAGGTGTGGAGGATGATAGGATTTATGTTGGGGGCTGGAATTAGTTAGACTTGAGAGGATTAGTGAATCCACTCCACTCAGCACACTTTACTAGAAAACCAGGGTGAGAGGTTGAGCTTTTGTTAAATGAGAATCTTTATCAGGACACTGTTAAAGATTTAATGGACAAAAATTATATTCACTCTCTCTTTGATTGGAAACATAATgtaaattttgtatttttattaactATTCTTCCATGCGTGTTTCACTGACCCTAATTGTTTAACTAGCTCAGTTGTTCGTGCATACCCATCCAATGTTTGAGGGATGAAATATATTCTATATGCTAGAATCAGTGAAATTTAGCAAGTTGTGGTCCCAATGTccaaaatcaaaaataaaacacaagtacAAGGACATTTTAGAGACATGCATCTTGGTAACAATGATAGATGGATCATGGATTCAAATCTCATCTTAATAACTCTTATATAAAATTGCTTTCACAACATGCTGgtggaggaacatgttttttcttctttgattcTCCTGTATCTtctgtattttattcttttttttttttcaagttttctgcaacaaaacacaaataaactacAAACTCAGTCTAAGCTAGGACTTAACCTTTTAAGTCAATTGAGTTTCTTTCAGTAATGGGTATCTAATTTATCCACTCATGTAAAAGTGTGCTCACAATGCAAGTCAGAGTCCTGAAGCCCTTGTAATTGAGTGTTTTTAGGTCATTGATGGTGGGTGTGGGGTGGGATGAAGGGCTTCACAGATGGTGGGGAGCCAAGTGTCAGTGACACTAAGTAGTATCTGAGTCTGACAGGATACTCAGTTTGGAATCTTTTTGAGCAGAGGTCTGTGGGATGATGGTTCTTGAACAGACAAAGTTTTTGTTCATTTCCTTCATGTTGTATGTGGATGTCCACACAGTGCAGTAAGTATGGTACCAAGTGTTATGCTCAACGTTTCTACGTGTTAAAAAAAGACGAATAATGTCTTTTTCACACAAACTACCCTTCAGTTAAGAAGTTGTAGATTGACCGAAAATTAGCAATTGTTGTGTGTACCATacagtggctgggaagtgcaatgcgaATTTACAAaggattaaacacttttacaaagtttatGACAAATTTAGATTTTGGAAAacctttttaaattttataaaacaaaatgacattaaagacttatcaaggacaaaacaaatttacatttaagaaaacaaatttccaaaatcagaaacacttt
The genomic region above belongs to Notolabrus celidotus isolate fNotCel1 chromosome 2, fNotCel1.pri, whole genome shotgun sequence and contains:
- the rpl36 gene encoding 60S ribosomal protein L36, with protein sequence MAIRYPMAVGLNKGHPVTKNVTAPKHSRRRGRLTKHSKFVRDMIREVCGFAPYERRAMELLKVSKDKRALKFIKKRIGTHIRAKRKREELSNVLAAMRKAAAKKD